From one Lycium ferocissimum isolate CSIRO_LF1 chromosome 5, AGI_CSIRO_Lferr_CH_V1, whole genome shotgun sequence genomic stretch:
- the LOC132056573 gene encoding F-box/LRR-repeat protein At3g48880-like: MEGGDSLVRRWEDLDSDVLVKILQSFDLLDLTGPAQVCTAWQLACSDQVFWKMLDLSVLKSNFIKIPFEPYVYVDSQSDKSLTRLLKIYLNLSRGSILTLIFHYNLYVRDDQLTYTAERCPRLKRLVMPAWNRIEETGICRAIRMWEDLESLTMPSIEDPPCVMKEIGRSCKNFAELKIMGPCDLLFASTLVEYLPNLKVLSVRCTVLSKPALVIILEGLKKLEVLNISHCLITEVPPPEPMEILTELDESILEKASRLREFLTCMSDSCITCQHTRNDEGLLRWYRYEEDLWKVDEVKSLAI, encoded by the exons ATGGAAGGAGGAGATTCTCTTGTAAGGAGGTGGGAGGACCTTGATAGTGATGTCTTGGTTAAGATACTCCAGTCCTTTGACCTTTTGGATTTGACTGGACCTGCTCAAGTTTGTACTGCGTGGCAGTTGGCTTGCTCTGATCAAGTTTTCTGGAAAATGCTGGACCTGTCAGTACTGAAATCAAACTTCATCAAAATTCCGTTTGAGCCCTACGTATATGTCGATAGTCAGTCTGATAAATCGTTGACCCGCCTCCTGAAGATTTATTTGAACCTCAGTCGTGGAAGCATACTAACGTTAATCTTCCATTACAATTTGTATGTCAGGGACGATCAGTTGACTTATACTGCCGAGAG GTGTCCACGGCTTAAACGTCTTGTTATGCCTGCTTGGAACAGAATAGAAGAGACAGGAATATGCAGGGCTATTCGTATGTGGGAAGATCTTGAATCACTGACGATGCCTAGTATAGAAGATCCTCCATGTGTCATGAAGGAAATTGGAAGGAGTTGCAAAAATTTTGCTGAGCTCAAAATTATGGGGCCCTGTGATTTGCTCTTTGCATCTACACTGGTAGAATACCTTCCGAACTTGAAAGTGTTGAGTGTGAGGTGCACAGTGTTATCTAAACCTGCCTTGGTTATTATCTTGGAGGGGTTAAAAAAGTTGGAAGTGCTCAACATATCTCATTGCCTAATTACTGAAGTCCCTCCACCTGAACCGATGGAAATTCTGACCGAGcttgatgaatcaattcttgaAAAAGCGTCTAGGTTACGCGAATTCCTAACCTGCATGAGTGACTCGTGCATCACGTGTCAGCATACTCGTAATGATGAAGGGCTGCTGAGGTGGTATAGGTATGAAGAAGACCTCTGGAAAGTGGATGAGGTGAAATCTCTTGCAATTTGA